A stretch of Actinomadura rubteroloni DNA encodes these proteins:
- a CDS encoding isochorismate synthase, with product MKLAATTTDHLTVHTAPVADPGDLVAHLPGPQALAWIRHGQGIIGWGEAARITLPGGTDRFTTADRLLRDLFAGADVHDPLRLPGTGPVAFGTFGFTPDSPGTTLIVPRRVLGRRDGTAWITTIGDDPGPLDLLRPPAPPGPLTWTDGAHTAATWQDAVATAVTRIRAGHLGKVVLARDLHATATAPIDPRVLLRRLADRFPGCYTFACDGLVGATPELLVRRTGGTVESLVLAGTAPAGDPDRARALRTSAKDHHEHAYAIEMVRQALTPLCDDLHIPAAPEILTLPNVLHLASPVRGHLAAHHSVLDVVAALHPTPAVGGTPTPTALDLIADLENMDRGRYAAPVGWIDARGDGEWGIALRCAELDGDRARLFAGCGIVADSRPADELAEAHNKFRAMRYALEG from the coding sequence GTGAAGCTCGCCGCGACCACCACGGACCACCTCACCGTCCACACCGCACCGGTCGCCGACCCCGGCGACCTCGTCGCCCACCTCCCCGGCCCCCAGGCCCTCGCCTGGATCCGCCACGGCCAGGGCATCATCGGCTGGGGCGAGGCCGCCCGCATCACCCTCCCCGGCGGCACCGACCGCTTCACCACCGCCGACCGCCTCCTGCGCGACCTGTTCGCCGGCGCCGACGTCCACGACCCCCTCCGCCTCCCCGGCACCGGACCCGTCGCCTTCGGCACCTTCGGCTTCACCCCCGACTCCCCCGGCACCACCCTCATCGTCCCCCGCCGCGTCCTCGGCCGCCGCGACGGCACCGCCTGGATCACCACCATCGGCGACGACCCCGGCCCCCTGGACCTCCTGCGCCCCCCCGCCCCGCCCGGCCCCCTCACCTGGACCGACGGCGCCCACACCGCCGCCACCTGGCAGGACGCCGTCGCCACCGCCGTCACCCGCATCCGCGCCGGCCACCTCGGCAAAGTCGTCCTCGCCCGCGACCTCCACGCCACCGCCACCGCCCCCATCGACCCCCGCGTCCTGCTCCGCCGCCTCGCCGACCGCTTCCCCGGCTGCTACACCTTCGCCTGCGACGGACTCGTCGGCGCCACCCCCGAACTCCTCGTCCGCCGCACCGGCGGCACCGTCGAATCCCTCGTCCTCGCCGGCACCGCCCCCGCCGGAGACCCCGACCGCGCCCGCGCCCTCCGAACCTCCGCCAAAGACCACCACGAACACGCCTACGCCATCGAAATGGTCCGCCAGGCCCTCACCCCCCTCTGCGACGACCTCCACATCCCCGCCGCACCCGAGATCCTCACCCTCCCCAACGTCCTCCACCTCGCCTCACCCGTCCGCGGCCACCTCGCCGCCCACCACTCCGTCCTCGACGTCGTCGCCGCACTCCACCCCACCCCCGCCGTCGGCGGCACCCCCACCCCCACCGCCCTCGACCTCATCGCCGACCTGGAGAACATGGACCGCGGCCGCTACGCCGCCCCCGTCGGCTGGATCGACGCACGCGGCGACGGCGAATGGGGCATCGCCCTGCGCTGCGCCGAACTCGACGGCGACCGCGCCCGCCTCTTCGCCGGCTGCGGCATCGTCGCCGACTCCCGCCCCGCCGACGAACTCGCCGAAGCCCACAACAAATTCCGCGCCATGCGCTACGCCCTCGAAGGCTGA
- a CDS encoding biotin transporter BioY, translated as MTTADLAAARRPRTVLGDLPPGALARDTALVLAAAALTGLAAQISVPLPGTPVPVTGQTFAVLLTGAALGGPRAALAMLTYLLAGIAGLPWFADGQSGTDSPTFGYLLGFVAAATAVGALARRGGDRTPARTAATMLAGTAILYAVGLPYLMASLHVGPGTALHLGFTPFLAGDALKIVLAAGLLPAAWRLLGAHR; from the coding sequence GTGACCACCGCCGACCTCGCCGCCGCCCGCCGCCCCCGCACCGTCCTCGGCGACCTCCCGCCCGGCGCCCTCGCCCGCGACACCGCGCTCGTCCTGGCCGCCGCCGCCCTCACCGGCCTCGCCGCCCAGATCAGCGTCCCCCTCCCCGGCACCCCCGTCCCCGTCACCGGCCAGACCTTCGCCGTCCTGCTCACCGGCGCCGCCCTCGGCGGCCCCCGCGCCGCCCTCGCCATGCTCACCTACCTGCTCGCCGGAATCGCCGGACTCCCCTGGTTCGCCGACGGCCAGTCCGGCACCGACAGCCCCACCTTCGGCTACCTCCTCGGCTTCGTCGCCGCCGCCACCGCCGTCGGCGCCCTCGCCCGGCGCGGCGGCGACCGCACCCCCGCCCGCACCGCCGCGACCATGCTCGCCGGCACCGCGATCCTCTACGCCGTCGGCCTGCCCTACCTCATGGCGTCCCTGCACGTCGGCCCCGGCACCGCGCTCCACCTCGGGTTCACGCCGTTCCTCGCCGGCGACGCCCTCAAGATCGTCCTTGCGGCCGGGCTGCTCCCCGCCGCCTGGCGCCTCCTCGGCGCCCACCGCTGA
- a CDS encoding spermidine synthase family protein — translation MHPDPRPLVVDRAAGTGGELVLRRTGPHHEIISNGVFLMDTRDGTSERLLVRAATEHLTAPASIVIGGLGVGFSLAEAAADPRLTAITVIEREPAVAAWHRGPLRPASAGALDDPRVRLHLTDLLDWLDTDPGTHDALCLDIDNGPHWTVTPGNARLYSPAGLDRLARRLTPRGVLAVWSAADAPGFTALLRTRFADVDVRTVPVPRGEPDVVYLARTPRAHGSA, via the coding sequence ATGCACCCGGACCCGCGCCCCCTCGTCGTCGACCGCGCCGCCGGCACCGGCGGCGAACTCGTCCTGCGCCGCACCGGGCCCCACCACGAGATCATCAGCAACGGCGTGTTCCTCATGGACACCCGCGACGGCACCTCCGAACGCCTCCTCGTCCGCGCCGCCACCGAGCACCTCACCGCACCCGCCAGTATCGTCATCGGCGGCCTCGGCGTCGGGTTCTCCCTCGCCGAGGCCGCCGCCGACCCCCGCCTCACCGCCATCACCGTCATCGAACGCGAACCCGCCGTCGCCGCCTGGCACCGCGGCCCCCTGCGCCCCGCCTCCGCCGGCGCCCTCGACGACCCCCGCGTCCGCCTCCACCTCACCGACCTCCTCGACTGGCTCGACACCGACCCCGGCACCCACGACGCCCTCTGCCTCGACATCGACAACGGACCCCACTGGACCGTCACCCCCGGCAACGCCCGCCTCTACTCCCCCGCCGGCCTGGACCGCCTCGCCCGCCGCCTCACCCCCCGCGGCGTCCTCGCCGTCTGGAGCGCCGCCGACGCCCCCGGCTTCACCGCCCTGCTGCGCACCCGCTTCGCCGACGTCGACGTCCGCACCGTCCCCGTCCCGCGCGGCGAACCCGACGTCGTCTACCTCGCCCGCACCCCCCGCGCCCACGGAAGCGCCTGA
- a CDS encoding SDR family NAD(P)-dependent oxidoreductase, whose protein sequence is MSDFSPSDGAPAGRGADRGLLAGRRILVVGAGTRRSDDPDAPVGNGRAIAVVAAREGAEVACADVDEVAAAGTAKRITDTGGGAHVLVGDVGDPGDAARMVADAALRLGGLDGVVVNAGIGTGYGLAGTSVADWDRVLAVNLRGPFLVAREALPLLGEGGSVVFTGSLAGAKPGSRSPSYDASKAGLEGLARHAAAEGAPRGVRVNVVAPGLIDTVMGRSASAGNADRERSARLIPLGRQGTAWEVAEAVVFLLSSRASYITGQVIGVDGGLSTLR, encoded by the coding sequence ATGTCGGACTTCTCCCCTTCGGATGGTGCGCCGGCCGGGCGCGGGGCGGACCGGGGCCTGCTGGCGGGCCGCCGGATCCTGGTGGTGGGCGCGGGGACGCGCCGCAGCGACGACCCGGACGCGCCGGTCGGGAACGGCCGCGCGATCGCGGTGGTCGCGGCGCGGGAGGGCGCCGAGGTGGCGTGCGCGGACGTGGACGAGGTCGCGGCGGCGGGGACGGCGAAGCGGATCACCGACACCGGCGGCGGCGCGCACGTGCTGGTGGGGGACGTCGGTGATCCGGGCGACGCGGCGCGGATGGTGGCGGACGCGGCGCTGCGCCTGGGCGGGCTGGACGGCGTGGTGGTGAACGCGGGGATCGGGACGGGGTACGGGCTGGCGGGGACGTCGGTGGCGGACTGGGACCGGGTGCTGGCGGTGAACCTGCGGGGTCCGTTCCTGGTGGCGCGGGAGGCGCTGCCGTTGCTGGGCGAGGGCGGGTCGGTGGTGTTCACGGGGTCGCTGGCGGGCGCGAAGCCGGGGAGCCGGTCGCCGTCCTACGACGCGTCCAAGGCGGGGCTGGAGGGGCTGGCGCGGCACGCGGCGGCCGAGGGCGCGCCGCGCGGGGTGCGGGTGAACGTGGTGGCGCCGGGGCTGATCGACACGGTGATGGGGCGGTCGGCGTCGGCGGGGAACGCCGACCGGGAGCGGTCGGCGAGGCTGATCCCGCTGGGCCGGCAGGGGACGGCGTGGGAGGTGGCCGAGGCGGTGGTGTTCCTTCTGTCGTCGCGGGCGTCGTACATCACCGGGCAGGTGATCGGTGTGGACGGCGGGCTGTCCACGCTGCGGTGA
- a CDS encoding ZIP family metal transporter — translation MAVLLSLVAAAMILAGGTLALRARDRRHLVLGLAGGIVLGVVSFDLIPEALAAGAPAVLHVPLPMIAFAAGFAALHVAEQLTAAHRAHEGEYAPHRHPGASGRVAAGALITHTFLDGLTIGVALRAPGATGLLVCVAIFAHNFADGFTTVTFASLRRPAARRRAARFLAAAMLAPVAGAALATVIAVPGHVLRPYLGFVSGVLLYLAAADILPEAHAGHPRAATLAATGAGVAAVLLIVGTAHAH, via the coding sequence ATGGCCGTGCTGCTGTCGCTGGTGGCCGCGGCGATGATCCTGGCGGGCGGGACGCTCGCGCTGCGCGCCCGCGACCGCCGCCACCTCGTCCTCGGGCTCGCCGGCGGCATCGTCCTCGGCGTCGTGTCCTTCGACCTCATCCCCGAGGCCCTGGCCGCCGGGGCGCCCGCCGTCCTGCACGTCCCCCTCCCCATGATCGCGTTCGCCGCCGGGTTCGCCGCCCTGCACGTCGCCGAGCAGCTCACCGCCGCGCACCGCGCCCACGAGGGCGAGTACGCCCCGCACCGCCACCCCGGCGCGTCCGGGCGCGTCGCCGCCGGCGCCCTCATCACCCACACCTTCCTGGACGGCCTCACCATCGGCGTCGCGCTGCGCGCACCCGGCGCCACCGGCCTGCTCGTCTGCGTCGCGATCTTCGCGCACAACTTCGCCGACGGGTTCACCACCGTCACCTTCGCGTCCCTGCGCCGCCCCGCCGCCCGGCGCCGCGCCGCGCGGTTCCTGGCCGCCGCGATGCTCGCGCCCGTCGCCGGCGCCGCCCTCGCCACCGTCATCGCCGTCCCCGGCCACGTCCTGCGCCCCTACCTCGGGTTCGTGTCCGGCGTCCTGCTCTACCTGGCCGCCGCCGACATCCTCCCCGAGGCCCACGCCGGGCACCCCCGCGCCGCCACGCTCGCCGCGACCGGCGCCGGCGTCGCCGCCGTCCTGCTCATCGTCGGCACCGCCCACGCCCACTGA
- a CDS encoding glycoside hydrolase family 10 protein, protein MRRRKRSGVRAFTAGAAAAVLLAGAGGCGFGGGEGAAEAARVPAAGASAECPAVPAPGDGPARQVRAMWITTVGGADWPAGARTVKAQQDRYRKLLDTARAMRFNTVFVQIRPDGDAFYPSPYEPWSQWITGTAGKDPGWDVLGFMVKEAHARDLEFHAWFNPYRVANDPDRSKLAPSSPARAHPDWVHAYGDGLWYDPGLPQVRDLATRAVMDVVAKYDIDGVHFDDYFYPYPEDGKDYPDQAAYKAYGHGTGKAAWRRQNVDALVRDLDARIHRAKPWLRFGISPFGVWRNASTDPGGSRTSALQSYDDQYADTRRWVKEGWLDYVTPQLYWPIGDPRADYRTLVEWWADLVRGTDVQLTIGQAAYRVGEGGAWRRAGELSRHLALNARYPQVRGDVFFSAADVAANRAGFAAKLRADHYGRPALLPPAPGGAAPPGVRAVTAVPAEGPGVRVQWRTQESAASYAVYRVDGTGPACAPVRPDRLLASVRGGGVLDATAAPGRTYTYYVTALDRGHHESAPARAATATAAHG, encoded by the coding sequence ATGCGGCGACGGAAGCGATCTGGGGTCAGGGCGTTCACGGCGGGCGCGGCGGCGGCGGTCCTGCTGGCCGGCGCGGGCGGGTGCGGGTTCGGCGGCGGGGAGGGCGCGGCCGAGGCGGCGCGGGTCCCGGCGGCGGGCGCGTCGGCGGAGTGCCCGGCGGTGCCCGCGCCCGGCGACGGCCCGGCGCGGCAGGTCCGCGCGATGTGGATCACGACGGTCGGCGGCGCGGACTGGCCCGCGGGGGCCCGCACGGTGAAGGCCCAGCAGGACCGGTACCGCAAACTGCTGGACACCGCGCGCGCGATGCGGTTCAACACGGTGTTCGTGCAGATCCGCCCGGACGGCGACGCGTTCTACCCCTCGCCGTACGAGCCGTGGTCGCAGTGGATCACCGGGACGGCCGGGAAGGACCCGGGCTGGGACGTGCTGGGGTTCATGGTGAAGGAGGCCCACGCCCGGGACCTCGAGTTCCACGCCTGGTTCAACCCCTACCGGGTCGCCAACGACCCGGACCGCTCCAAGCTCGCCCCCTCCAGCCCCGCCCGCGCGCACCCCGACTGGGTCCACGCCTACGGCGACGGCCTGTGGTACGACCCTGGGCTGCCGCAGGTCCGCGACCTGGCCACCCGCGCGGTCATGGACGTCGTCGCCAAGTACGACATCGACGGCGTCCACTTCGACGACTACTTCTACCCCTATCCCGAGGACGGGAAGGACTACCCCGACCAGGCCGCGTACAAGGCCTACGGGCACGGGACGGGGAAGGCGGCGTGGCGGCGGCAGAACGTGGATGCGCTCGTGCGGGACCTGGACGCCCGCATCCACCGCGCCAAGCCGTGGCTGCGGTTCGGGATCAGCCCGTTCGGGGTGTGGCGCAACGCCTCCACCGACCCCGGCGGGTCCAGGACGAGCGCGCTGCAGAGCTACGACGACCAGTACGCCGACACCCGCCGCTGGGTGAAGGAGGGCTGGCTCGACTACGTCACCCCGCAGCTCTACTGGCCGATCGGGGACCCGCGCGCCGACTACCGCACCCTGGTCGAGTGGTGGGCGGACCTGGTGCGCGGCACCGACGTGCAGCTCACCATCGGGCAGGCCGCGTACCGCGTCGGGGAGGGCGGCGCGTGGCGGCGCGCGGGGGAGCTGTCGCGGCACCTGGCGCTCAACGCCCGCTACCCGCAGGTCCGCGGGGACGTGTTCTTCAGCGCCGCCGACGTCGCCGCCAACCGCGCCGGGTTCGCCGCCAAGCTGCGCGCCGACCACTACGGGCGCCCCGCGCTGCTGCCCCCCGCGCCCGGTGGCGCCGCGCCGCCCGGCGTCCGCGCCGTGACGGCCGTCCCCGCCGAGGGGCCGGGGGTGCGGGTGCAGTGGCGGACGCAGGAGTCGGCCGCGTCCTACGCGGTGTACCGGGTGGACGGGACGGGGCCGGCGTGCGCGCCCGTCCGCCCCGACCGGCTGCTGGCTTCGGTGCGCGGCGGCGGGGTCCTGGACGCCACCGCCGCGCCCGGCCGGACCTACACCTACTACGTCACCGCGCTGGACCGCGGCCACCACGAGAGCGCCCCCGCGCGGGCCGCGACCGCGACCGCCGCCCACGGCTAA
- a CDS encoding DUF3040 domain-containing protein, with the protein MALSMEERRLLAEIEVRLTADDPRLAVRMTRLGRDRRRRIRLITAVAIVAVAAAAALAGALLAAFG; encoded by the coding sequence ATGGCGCTGTCGATGGAGGAGCGGCGGCTCCTCGCCGAGATCGAGGTCCGGCTGACCGCGGACGACCCGCGGCTCGCGGTCCGCATGACCAGGCTCGGCCGGGACCGGCGGCGGCGGATCCGCCTCATCACCGCCGTCGCGATCGTCGCCGTGGCCGCCGCGGCGGCGCTCGCCGGCGCGCTGCTCGCCGCGTTCGGCTGA
- a CDS encoding MFS transporter, producing the protein MTDGRSDAETGASTGDRPGRARLASPAGRRVLTATVLGSGVAFLDGSVVNVALPAIGRGLGGGLTVLQWVLDGYLLTLSALLLFGGALGDRHGHRRVFTAGLVLFTAASLACGLAPGPAALIAARLVQGAGGALLVPGSLAMIDAIIDERDRGAAVGRWAALSGVAAALGPFAGGWLVDVASWRWVFLVNVPLAALTLAALRRVPETRSARPGRLDYAGAATVTAGLGGTVYALIEIPAHGWTAPAVVLAVAGVAALAAFPFAERRSRDPLLPLGMLRSRQFVGVNLTTLAVYSALGGALFLLTLQLQNSLGYSALRAGTATLPMTVIMMVLSGRAGALAQRTGARPLMTAGPLVAGAGVALLALARPGASYLTGVLPGVVVFGLGMAATVAPLTATVLASVDEDHVGAASGTNNAVSRLASLLAVAVLPSAAGIGAHGAAGPLGAGYSRAMLIAAAVCALGGPVAFLTVRRSVRVHRHMPAGLHHSCQDPGTREPAPERT; encoded by the coding sequence ATGACCGACGGCAGAAGCGACGCCGAGACCGGCGCCTCGACCGGCGACCGTCCGGGCCGCGCCCGGCTGGCGTCCCCGGCGGGCCGCCGCGTGCTCACCGCCACCGTCCTCGGCTCGGGCGTGGCGTTCCTGGACGGCTCGGTCGTCAACGTCGCGCTGCCCGCCATCGGCCGGGGCCTGGGCGGCGGCCTCACCGTCCTGCAGTGGGTCCTGGACGGCTACCTGCTCACCCTCAGCGCCCTGCTGCTGTTCGGCGGCGCCCTCGGCGACCGGCACGGGCACCGCCGGGTGTTCACCGCCGGGCTCGTCCTGTTCACCGCCGCGTCGCTGGCGTGCGGGCTCGCGCCCGGCCCCGCCGCGCTCATCGCCGCGCGCCTGGTGCAGGGCGCGGGCGGGGCGCTGCTGGTCCCCGGCAGCCTCGCCATGATCGACGCGATCATCGACGAACGCGACCGCGGCGCCGCCGTCGGCCGCTGGGCCGCGCTGTCGGGCGTCGCCGCCGCCCTCGGCCCGTTCGCCGGGGGATGGCTGGTGGACGTCGCGTCGTGGCGGTGGGTGTTCCTGGTCAACGTGCCGCTCGCCGCGCTCACCCTCGCCGCGCTGCGCCGCGTCCCCGAGACCCGCTCGGCCCGCCCCGGCCGCCTGGACTACGCGGGCGCGGCCACCGTCACCGCCGGGCTCGGCGGGACCGTGTACGCGCTCATCGAGATCCCCGCGCACGGCTGGACGGCCCCCGCCGTCGTCCTGGCCGTGGCGGGCGTCGCGGCGCTGGCCGCGTTCCCCTTCGCCGAGCGCCGCTCCCGCGACCCGCTGCTGCCGCTGGGGATGCTGCGGTCCCGGCAGTTCGTCGGCGTCAACCTCACCACCCTCGCCGTGTACTCCGCGCTCGGCGGCGCCCTGTTCCTGCTGACGCTGCAGTTGCAGAACTCCCTCGGGTACTCCGCGCTGCGCGCCGGGACCGCGACGCTCCCCATGACGGTGATCATGATGGTGCTGTCGGGGCGGGCCGGGGCGCTCGCGCAGCGCACCGGCGCCCGCCCCCTCATGACGGCCGGGCCGCTCGTCGCGGGCGCCGGCGTCGCGCTGCTGGCCCTGGCCCGGCCCGGCGCGTCCTACCTCACCGGCGTCCTGCCCGGCGTCGTGGTGTTCGGGCTCGGGATGGCCGCGACCGTCGCGCCGCTCACCGCGACCGTCCTCGCGTCGGTGGACGAGGACCACGTCGGCGCCGCGTCCGGCACCAACAACGCCGTGTCGCGGCTGGCGTCGCTGCTGGCCGTCGCGGTCCTGCCGTCCGCCGCCGGGATCGGCGCCCACGGCGCCGCCGGGCCGCTCGGCGCCGGGTACTCCCGCGCCATGCTCATCGCCGCCGCCGTCTGCGCCCTCGGCGGGCCCGTCGCGTTCCTCACCGTCCGCAGGTCCGTGCGCGTCCACCGGCACATGCCCGCCGGGCTCCACCACTCCTGCCAGGACCCCGGCACCCGCGAACCCGCACCCGAGCGGACCTGA
- a CDS encoding acyl-CoA desaturase: MTAGVADVGRRAPLPDIAPKPVPMIERISVVVFVVAPIVGVAAAVPFAWGWGIGWTDVAIFAFLYPFNALGITVGYHRYFTHQGFKAKRWLKIALAVLGGQAWQGSVIFWVSDHRRHHKYSDRDGDPHSPWAFGPGVWGLTKGLFHAHMGWLFRKTRTSRTKYAPDLLKDPDLRFLGRNEIYVLIAASTLLVPMGLGALLTWSWHGALTALFWAGILRVFAGDHVTFSINSICHVFGKKPFKTRDESRNVWWLAIPSFGESWHNLHHADPTCARHGVLKGQVDISARTIWLFEKLGWVWDVRWPDADRLAARRAQPDPEPAAA, from the coding sequence ATGACCGCGGGTGTCGCCGATGTGGGGCGCAGAGCCCCGCTGCCGGACATCGCTCCCAAGCCCGTCCCCATGATCGAACGCATCAGCGTCGTGGTGTTCGTCGTGGCCCCCATCGTCGGCGTCGCCGCCGCCGTCCCGTTCGCCTGGGGCTGGGGCATCGGCTGGACCGACGTCGCGATCTTCGCGTTCCTCTACCCCTTCAACGCGCTCGGCATCACCGTCGGCTACCACCGCTACTTCACCCACCAGGGCTTCAAGGCCAAGCGCTGGCTGAAGATCGCGCTGGCCGTCCTCGGCGGGCAGGCGTGGCAGGGCTCGGTGATCTTCTGGGTGTCCGACCACCGCCGCCACCACAAGTACTCCGACCGCGACGGCGACCCCCACTCCCCGTGGGCGTTCGGGCCCGGCGTGTGGGGCCTCACCAAGGGCCTGTTCCACGCCCACATGGGCTGGCTGTTCCGCAAGACCCGCACCTCCCGCACCAAGTACGCGCCCGACCTGCTGAAGGACCCCGACCTGCGGTTCCTCGGACGCAACGAGATCTACGTCCTCATCGCCGCCAGCACCCTGCTGGTCCCGATGGGCCTCGGCGCGCTGCTCACCTGGTCCTGGCACGGCGCCCTCACCGCCCTGTTCTGGGCCGGGATCCTGCGCGTCTTCGCCGGCGACCACGTCACCTTCTCCATCAACTCGATCTGCCACGTCTTCGGCAAGAAGCCGTTCAAGACCCGCGACGAGTCCCGCAACGTGTGGTGGCTGGCCATCCCGTCCTTCGGCGAGTCCTGGCACAACCTGCACCACGCCGACCCGACCTGCGCGCGGCACGGCGTCCTGAAGGGCCAGGTCGACATCAGCGCCCGCACCATCTGGCTGTTCGAGAAGCTCGGCTGGGTCTGGGACGTCCGCTGGCCCGACGCCGACCGGCTCGCCGCCCGCCGCGCCCAGCCCGACCCCGAACCCGCCGCCGCCTGA
- a CDS encoding fatty acyl-AMP ligase yields MTTLKELDRTPLVQRLAKWAQLYPDDRAYTYMDYSEDVDGVAVDMTWGELDQRARALAATLRQVTDPGQRAALLAPQTLDYIIGFLGCMYARVVAVPLFSPDLPGHADRLLAVYSDSEPETVLTITSALPHVEAFFDQNTVPRPKQIITVDTIDTSLTFEDEPISPDDLAYLQYTSGSTRVPAGVMLTHGNLAVNAEQCWGVFDGIPRVSTGVNWLPLFHDMGLVTAVGLPIAYASPAVLMDPVAFIMRPIRWLELLSKQGHAFTCAPNFAYEYLATKVSDEEKAGLDLSGVQVFMNGAETIREESLQRYLDAYSPYGLRPEVQVPAYGLAEATVYVASSSRYELPTVRAFDRDALNAGVLEPCDKDAERASVLVGCGQPYGQLVAIVDADTGERKPDGHIGEIWIHGPNVTAGYWNRPEETARTFGNKLAGERGDLPEGPWLRSGDLGVWYEGELWITGRIKDLVIIDGRNHYPQDLEYTAFHAHEGVRRGYAAAFSVDGEEGEVLIIVAERNRRVPIKRLDPVAVTDAVRAAVQQHHDVRVHELVLIEPGGLVRTSSGKVSHTATRKAYLDGALPVTDLSAEG; encoded by the coding sequence ATGACCACCCTCAAGGAACTCGACCGCACCCCCCTCGTCCAGCGCCTCGCCAAGTGGGCGCAGCTCTACCCCGACGACCGCGCCTACACCTACATGGACTACAGCGAGGACGTCGACGGCGTCGCCGTCGACATGACGTGGGGCGAGCTGGACCAGCGCGCCCGCGCGCTCGCCGCCACCCTGCGCCAGGTCACCGACCCCGGCCAGCGCGCCGCGCTGCTGGCCCCCCAGACCCTCGACTACATCATCGGGTTCCTCGGCTGCATGTACGCGCGGGTCGTCGCCGTCCCGCTGTTCTCCCCGGACCTGCCCGGCCACGCCGACCGGCTCCTGGCCGTGTACTCCGACTCCGAGCCCGAGACCGTCCTGACGATCACCTCCGCGCTCCCGCACGTCGAGGCGTTCTTCGACCAGAACACCGTCCCGCGGCCCAAGCAGATCATCACCGTCGACACCATCGACACGTCCCTCACCTTCGAGGACGAGCCGATCTCCCCCGACGACCTGGCCTACCTGCAGTACACCTCCGGGTCCACCCGCGTGCCCGCCGGCGTCATGCTCACCCACGGCAACCTCGCCGTGAACGCCGAGCAGTGCTGGGGCGTGTTCGACGGCATCCCGCGCGTGTCGACCGGCGTGAACTGGCTCCCGCTGTTCCACGACATGGGCCTGGTCACCGCCGTCGGCCTGCCCATCGCCTACGCCAGCCCCGCCGTCCTGATGGACCCCGTCGCGTTCATCATGCGGCCCATCCGCTGGCTGGAGCTGCTCAGCAAGCAGGGCCACGCGTTCACCTGCGCCCCCAACTTCGCCTACGAGTACCTGGCCACCAAGGTCAGCGACGAGGAGAAGGCCGGGCTGGACCTGTCGGGCGTCCAGGTGTTCATGAACGGCGCCGAGACCATCCGCGAGGAGAGCCTGCAGCGCTACCTCGACGCCTACAGCCCCTACGGGCTGCGGCCCGAGGTGCAGGTCCCCGCCTACGGGCTCGCCGAGGCCACCGTCTACGTGGCGTCCTCGTCCCGGTACGAGCTGCCGACCGTCCGCGCGTTCGACCGCGACGCCCTCAACGCCGGCGTGCTGGAGCCGTGCGACAAGGACGCCGAGCGCGCCAGCGTCCTGGTCGGCTGCGGGCAGCCCTACGGGCAGCTCGTCGCGATCGTCGACGCCGACACGGGCGAGCGCAAGCCCGACGGGCACATCGGCGAGATCTGGATCCACGGCCCCAACGTCACCGCCGGGTACTGGAACCGCCCCGAGGAGACCGCCCGCACCTTCGGCAACAAGCTCGCCGGCGAGCGCGGCGACCTGCCCGAGGGCCCGTGGCTGCGCTCGGGCGACCTCGGCGTCTGGTACGAGGGCGAGCTGTGGATCACCGGCCGCATCAAGGACCTCGTCATCATCGACGGCCGCAACCACTACCCGCAGGACCTGGAGTACACCGCGTTCCACGCCCACGAGGGCGTCCGCCGCGGGTACGCCGCCGCGTTCTCGGTGGACGGCGAGGAGGGCGAGGTCCTCATCATCGTCGCCGAGCGCAACCGCCGCGTCCCCATCAAGCGCCTCGACCCGGTCGCCGTGACCGACGCCGTCCGCGCCGCCGTGCAGCAGCACCACGACGTCCGCGTCCACGAGCTGGTCCTCATCGAGCCCGGCGGGCTCGTCCGCACCAGCAGCGGCAAGGTGTCGCACACCGCGACCCGCAAGGCCTACCTGGACGGCGCGCTGCCCGTCACCGACCTGAGCGCCGAGGGCTGA